A single genomic interval of Hafnia alvei harbors:
- a CDS encoding M16 family metallopeptidase: MQGTKIRLMVGGLLLAAASSSVHSEALQPDPAWQEGKLDNGFSWQLLATPQRPSDRIELRMIVSTGSLVESNQQVGFAHLLPRLALTHSDNFTASQLQSFWQQSIDPQRPLPPAVSSYDYTAYNLSLPNNRPELLKEALLWLANTAGKLNIDSNTVISALQSPENLVATLPSDANDPLWRLRLKGSTMLGHEPGQGPNRPVDTQSLKAFYQQWYTPDAMTLYVVGNVDSRSLSEQINKAFADLKGKRETPATLPTLAPLPTTPINLIAENAQQDTLSITWDVPWQPIRDSQVLQRYWKSDFAREALFSHLQQVLANSDLKGAVNLMFDCQVQYQRSQCAIHLSTTQANLNKALSFIATEMSAVHDDGVTQQEFDTMIAQKKDQLTKLFATYARTDTDVLMSQRLRSQQSGVVDISPETYQKLRQSFLATLTLDDLNQELHNQLSREPTLILRQPRGEPEENVKALRDVYNNTMGLNMEDASAAGDAVPEDASSSATAPQADPAAKEEPTSAQ; encoded by the coding sequence ATGCAAGGCACCAAAATTCGGCTCATGGTTGGTGGATTGTTGTTGGCGGCGGCCAGCAGCTCTGTGCATTCTGAAGCACTACAGCCCGATCCCGCGTGGCAGGAAGGAAAACTGGATAATGGTTTTTCATGGCAATTGTTAGCCACACCACAGCGTCCATCCGATCGGATTGAGTTGCGTATGATAGTGAGCACTGGCTCACTTGTAGAATCAAATCAGCAGGTGGGCTTTGCCCATCTGTTGCCGCGTTTAGCATTAACACATAGCGATAATTTTACCGCGAGCCAGCTTCAATCGTTCTGGCAACAAAGTATCGACCCTCAGCGCCCGTTACCTCCGGCGGTGAGTTCTTATGATTACACCGCATACAATTTAAGCTTGCCGAATAACCGCCCTGAGCTGCTGAAAGAGGCGTTGCTGTGGCTGGCGAATACCGCGGGTAAGTTGAATATTGATAGCAATACGGTGATTAGCGCTCTGCAATCCCCAGAAAATTTAGTGGCGACGCTGCCTTCCGATGCTAACGATCCTTTGTGGCGCCTTCGTCTCAAAGGCTCAACGATGCTTGGGCATGAGCCTGGTCAAGGGCCAAACCGTCCGGTAGATACTCAGTCGTTGAAGGCCTTTTATCAGCAGTGGTATACGCCAGATGCAATGACGCTTTACGTGGTCGGTAACGTTGATTCCCGCTCCCTGAGCGAGCAGATCAATAAAGCTTTTGCCGATCTGAAAGGCAAACGTGAAACGCCAGCAACCTTACCAACGCTGGCTCCGCTGCCGACTACGCCGATTAACCTGATTGCCGAGAACGCACAGCAGGACACGCTGTCGATCACGTGGGATGTGCCTTGGCAGCCAATTCGCGATTCTCAGGTTCTTCAGCGCTATTGGAAAAGTGATTTCGCTCGCGAAGCGCTGTTCAGCCATTTACAGCAGGTATTGGCAAACAGCGATCTGAAAGGGGCGGTCAATCTGATGTTTGATTGTCAGGTGCAATATCAGCGTTCTCAGTGCGCTATCCATCTGTCGACTACGCAGGCCAATCTGAATAAAGCCCTGAGCTTTATCGCTACGGAAATGTCTGCGGTGCATGATGACGGCGTTACGCAGCAAGAATTTGATACCATGATTGCGCAGAAGAAAGATCAGCTAACCAAACTGTTTGCGACTTATGCGCGCACGGACACCGATGTTCTGATGAGCCAGCGTTTGCGTTCGCAGCAAAGCGGCGTGGTAGATATTTCTCCTGAAACCTACCAAAAGCTGCGTCAGAGTTTCTTAGCAACGTTGACTTTGGATGATTTGAATCAGGAGCTGCATAACCAGCTTTCTCGTGAACCAACGCTGATTCTGCGCCAGCCGCGTGGTGAACCCGAGGAAAACGTGAAAGCGTTACGTGATGTCTACAACAATACCATGGGACTAAATATGGAAGATGCCTCGGCGGCAGGTGATGCGGTGCCGGAAGATGCTTCATCTTCTGCAACCGCACCACAGGCGGATCCGGCGGCAAAAGAAGAGCCAACTTCAGCTCAGTAG